CGGTCCGGCGGGTGATCTGGCCGCGGCGGATGTCGGCTCTGCCCATGCCGCGGCGGGTGTAGAAGTCGTCGAGCGCTGCGAGGTAGCCGTTCAGGGTGGACTCGGCGAGCTTGTGCTGGGTCTTCAGCATCACGCGGTAGTCGCGGACCGCACCGTCTCGTGCGTGGACGTCGGTGAGCGGATCGCCATCGTGATCGCCCGTTTCGAGCCAATCCAGGTACGCACGGACACGTTGGGTGTATTTCCGGCGCGTGGCCTCGCCGAGCTTCTGGCCGGGCTTGGCTAGCTCGGCCTTATAGGTGGTGAACGCGTCAGTCACGGCACGCTCCTATTTCCGGAAGTCGATTCGGGGGTCTAGCGAGGGCGTCAGCGCCTGGTTTCCGGAAGCCAACGGGGGCCGGGACGACCGGGAATCCGTATTTCCGGAACTGGCGGTCTGGTCTCGGCGTGGCGTCTGGTGCTCGGACGCGCGTCGTGCGGCCGGCTTTCGTGTCAGGTCACTCGCGTGGCTGGCCGCGCTGCTTGTGCGTGTCGCGGTCTTCGCGGCGGTCATCACGACACCGATCGCAGGTGCGTCGGCTGGTCGCTGTCATCGTCCGGGGCGGCCAGCTCGATCTCCTCTTCGAGCGCATTTTCGTCAGGCCAGAAGATTCCGTCGGCGCTCGCCTCAACCGTGACCACAGAGGGCGCAGCGAAGGCCGGAACGTCCGTTTCCGCAGGCTGGCCGTGGGACGAAATGTTGGTAGCTACCCCGCCCTTCTTTATTTTTTGGGGGGGATGGGGGGTGAGTTCCCACATTTCGTCCCACACCTCTACCGACGAGTAACTTTCTTGGAAGACCTCTGCGACCAGATCGCCGTCATCGCCGGACAGGGACCAGAACACCGGGCGCATGTCGATTTCGCTGTCGTCGTCAGGCTCTTCGCCGTCGCGTTCGCCCTCGACGACGCCGATCAGTTGCAACTCCTCCGCTGCGAACCGGGCAACTTTGCGGTCGAGATGTGCCTGCCGGGCGAGCTCGGCCGTCGTCATTACTTCGCCGCCGGCCAGGGCACGCAGCACGGATTGGCGAGTGATGGGCATGGAGTCGAGCGCGACGCGCCTTGTGAGCGCCATGACCATGCTCTCGGGCAGGCCGAGCGCGAGCAGGCCGGACGCGATGCCGCGTAGCTGCTGTACGACTCGTGGCGGGTCCTCGATAGTGGGGACACCGTCGATTTCGCGGCGACCGTAGCCGTGTCGCGGGACGACGGCCCGGCCCCAGCAGGTGACTAGCGCGGCGTCGGTGATCGCATCGTCGAGGGCGTCGGAAATCTCGACCTCGACGATCCGGCGCATTGCTTTCCGGACCAGCGCCGCAGCCTTCTCGCCGGCAGCCTTCCTAGCCGCATCCAGGCGCGGCCCCTTGCGGCGAGCCTTAGCCGCGGCCCGCCGCTTCGCCGCCGTATCCCGGACGGGGAGCCGGTAGTAGACCCACCTGGGCCCGAGCTGGTCAGAGTGAGACGAGTACCGGTCGATCGCGCCGGTCACTGCGGCGACGACGGTCAGGCGGCCACGCCACTCGAGCGGCTCGTCCGTGGCGGACATCCCGGGTGGTGAGATGTCGCGCGTGACGTGCCCGTCGTAGGCGCGCCGCAGGATGCCGAATACCTGGTCCCGGCCGCCGCGGTCAGAGGTGGCCAGCAATGACGAGAGGTCTCCGAAGGTGACCAGTGCGGTCGCGCCGACGCGGGCCAGCACTCCAGTGGGGCGGGAGTTCTTGCCTTTCGACCAGCCGAGCAGTCCAGCTGCGGTCACATCGTCGAGGAACGAGTCGGTGACGCCGTCGAGCAGCCGTACTGACTCTGTCTTGCCGGATGACGGTGGGGCGACGAGTAGCAGCCACGATGGCTCACCTTGTGCGCGTGTTGTGGCGGCGGTAGCGAGGGTGAGGATGGGCCCGGTCGGGTCAGGGAGGTCGAGCCATTCGCGCAATTCCACGATGAAGGCGCGGAGCTCGTCGGCGACGGCGTCAGCGGGTACTAGGTCTGCGACCTGCGAGGTCCGGGCGTGCGTGCTGGCCTCAGCCGGCGGGTCCTCGCTCTCGGGCGCCTCCTCTGCGAGCTGCACGAAGTCGTCGAGACCATGGCCTGCGGCCAGGTGATCGTGAGCGTCCTTGCCGGTAGCGGCTGTCAGCACCGTGACGTCACACCCGAGTTTGCGAAGGCTCGCAGTGACCCCCAGGGCGTGCTTGCGCCCCGGGTAGTCGTTGTCGGCCACGATCCGGACGACGGCGCCGCGGAGGAAGCGGCCGTAGTCGTCCCGCCACTTGCCGGCGCCGCCGGAGTTGCAGGTCGCGGTTACGCCGGCCTGCCGTAGCGCCTCGACGTCCTTCTCGCCTTCAGCGATCCAGACGGTGGCGCCGGCGTCGACCGCGGCGATCACTTCGGGCAACCGGTACAGGACTCGCCGAACGCCCTGGATGTTCCAGCTCCACCCGCTCTTCTTGGCCTGGTCCGGGCGGCGCTGGAGGAACTCCTTCGTCGTGCTCCGGACGACGTCGAAGAGGTGGGTGCCTGTCTCGTCGGTGTAGGTGTAGATCGCGGAAGCCCGCAGTCCGTTCGGCATCCAACCGTCGCGGCCGAGCCCGACCTGGTGATCGCGCGGTTTACTGATGTCTTCGTCGGCGAGTCCGAGCGCGGCGAGGATGTCCTTGCGGT
This sequence is a window from Cryptosporangium phraense. Protein-coding genes within it:
- a CDS encoding toprim domain-containing protein, which translates into the protein MSRREADTLRDIVLPRLENVRQSGSGYMAQCPVHGDAKASLSVDTGHTQPVLLHCFAGCDRKDILAALGLADEDISKPRDHQVGLGRDGWMPNGLRASAIYTYTDETGTHLFDVVRSTTKEFLQRRPDQAKKSGWSWNIQGVRRVLYRLPEVIAAVDAGATVWIAEGEKDVEALRQAGVTATCNSGGAGKWRDDYGRFLRGAVVRIVADNDYPGRKHALGVTASLRKLGCDVTVLTAATGKDAHDHLAAGHGLDDFVQLAEEAPESEDPPAEASTHARTSQVADLVPADAVADELRAFIVELREWLDLPDPTGPILTLATAATTRAQGEPSWLLLVAPPSSGKTESVRLLDGVTDSFLDDVTAAGLLGWSKGKNSRPTGVLARVGATALVTFGDLSSLLATSDRGGRDQVFGILRRAYDGHVTRDISPPGMSATDEPLEWRGRLTVVAAVTGAIDRYSSHSDQLGPRWVYYRLPVRDTAAKRRAAAKARRKGPRLDAARKAAGEKAAALVRKAMRRIVEVEISDALDDAITDAALVTCWGRAVVPRHGYGRREIDGVPTIEDPPRVVQQLRGIASGLLALGLPESMVMALTRRVALDSMPITRQSVLRALAGGEVMTTAELARQAHLDRKVARFAAEELQLIGVVEGERDGEEPDDDSEIDMRPVFWSLSGDDGDLVAEVFQESYSSVEVWDEMWELTPHPPQKIKKGGVATNISSHGQPAETDVPAFAAPSVVTVEASADGIFWPDENALEEEIELAAPDDDSDQPTHLRSVS